TTGCAAATATTGATGCAGCACACGGAAAGTCTTTTCAGTTAGCTAGTCCATCTTCTAACTCGGATGGTGCTTGGAAATTTCGAGAATTTGATCCTGCTGCAAGAACAGAAGGTAATGATATTTTTGTTGTAGAATATGACTATTACACAGGAACTAACGGAACAGATGCTGTTGGAGCTGTACAAATTTATAATACTGATGACGGGTATGCTACTCTCATGGAAATAGGTTATAGTGATGGCGCTTTGTATTTGGCTGATTCTTTTGACGGAATTTATTTAGATGAAAATGCAAGTCCTAATACTTGGTATCACATCAAAGTTGCTTTTGATTCTAGTACAGGAGAAATTAAAGCACGTGTAAACAATGGTGAAGTGTTGACTTATGATGGTTATAGTGCTGGTTATTATCCAAACGAATTCGATGTTTTAATGGTTGGTGCGACTACTGCAGGTTTTGATAATATTTCTGTAACAGCAACTGCAACAGATCCTTTCTTAGCTGTATCTAATGTTTCTAAAAAATCTTTTGTAAGCGTTTATCCAAATCCTACAGCAGATGTTGTTAACATTAAATCTGATAAAAAAGTAGCATCTGTTTCTATCTATGATGCTGCTGGAAAAGTTGTGAAAACGACCGTAGAAACTTCTATCAACGTAGAAAACTTAGCTAATGGTTCTTATATTGTTAATATTAATTATGTTGACGGTTCTAAAGAATCTACTAAAGTTATCAAAAAATAATTTTTTAGAATTGTAGATATTAAGAGGTTATTTCAGAAGTTGAAAATCATTGGATTTTGTCATTACCACAATCTCTTTTTATCATTTTTTAAACAAATAAAAACTCCGAAGTTTCTAAAAGCTTCGGAGTTTGTTTTATAAGAAATTCTTTTATAAAGAATAGTTAGGCGCTTCTTGCGTAATAATCACATCATGAGGATGAGATTCTTTCAATCCACTTCCTGTGATCATTACCATTTTTGAATCTTTCTGTAAGGCTTCAATATCTTTCGCGCCACAATAACCCATTCCAGCTCGAAGACCTCCCGTTAATTGGAAGATAACATCTTCTAATTTTCCTTTGTAAGGTACGCGTCCTTCGATACCTTCTGGAACAAATTTT
This genomic stretch from Chryseobacterium sp. POL2 harbors:
- a CDS encoding T9SS type A sorting domain-containing protein; the encoded protein is MKRILSFSLTAVMAFTAYSQELWSDNFESYNIGNLGTQGGWQNDGVTASWTKVANIDAAHGKSFQLASPSSNSDGAWKFREFDPAARTEGNDIFVVEYDYYTGTNGTDAVGAVQIYNTDDGYATLMEIGYSDGALYLADSFDGIYLDENASPNTWYHIKVAFDSSTGEIKARVNNGEVLTYDGYSAGYYPNEFDVLMVGATTAGFDNISVTATATDPFLAVSNVSKKSFVSVYPNPTADVVNIKSDKKVASVSIYDAAGKVVKTTVETSINVENLANGSYIVNINYVDGSKESTKVIKK